The nucleotide sequence TTATCATGCATCATACCAATGCCTGCatactgttctagtagtggcagcaatggCCCTGCAGAATAAGTTGACTGTACTCtgatgcatcccaagggggcgtttctggcctttgagaaccccaagtatcagcgccatcttcgtgattcattctttccGCGACTCGTTTCTTCCAACGTGTTCtcaatcactgcatgaacaagaacgcatcaaCAATCCACAAAAAATGTATTTTTCTGCTGCTTGCACGTAGAAGATAACACGTCAGTGTTATCACATTTTCATGCGTAGGCAACCAACACATCGCGGCAAGCAGGACATGCACATCCATACTTTTTTTCTAAAATTTGGGTGCTAGCTATCCATTCGATTCGATGGCAACAACCACTACAATAGGATGGCAAGCAACAGGTTAACAGGGTGGCAGTCACTGACAACGAAAGGTGGCAACTGACGTTAGACACAAGTGGCAATTAATTTTTTCCACCCCCTTTATTCCAAATTTATCATTCCTCTCCTTTTTTTAGGGATTCCTACTCATCCATTTCATTACCAACTACTTGCGTCAAGCGAACTAGGAACTTAAGGTAATCTCAAgcgtagtacatggcagatctggtgTATTCTGCTTGGCAAATGCGAAGATACACAGAACCATGTAGTGTTTTACCCCTATAGCGTGTATCCAGTCGCCACCTTCATCTGCAAATTTGGAATTTTCTGCCCATAAGAAGGATGAGAAGCAGTATGAGATCGGAAGATTTCACCTGCTTTTAGCTGATCGTCTTGGGAGGGCGGGGTTggagtgggggcgggggtgggggagggTTGGGGTGTAGTTTGCGTTGGGAAGGCCCTACAgatctgctctggttgccatgACAACCAGAGAAGGCCGGCGGTGGAGGTAGGGGTTCGAGAGGTGGGGGACGATGGCGGCAGTCGGGAATGGGAATCGATCGGAGGCCGGGAACGGCTGGATCGTGCGGGCAGCGGGATCGTCTGGCCCGGACGGGGTCGTGCGGGCGGggttgccacacaccggacgtgtGAGCTGTGCCATTACGCATCCAGATGCGGTCGTGCGGGCGGGTTCCTGTCCATGCCACACGAGACGTGCGGACGGGTTTCTGCCAATGTCACATGTGTGGCAGTTATTGGGACCCAAAGATTATTACCTAAACAAAAGCGCGGAGGAGGTCTCCGGATTGGCACCCAAGCGACGTTGGAAGCTTTTGGTTTGGTGCAAGATTTCCTACGTGTAGTAGTAGTTGTAATCGTTTTTTTACATGGAAGTTGTAATCATTACTCGAAAAAAAGCAGTTGTAATCAGGCATTGCTGCGTATTCCATGTCCAGAGAGACTCTAATCTAGTCCATCTGCTGTCGGCAGATGCACTTATTTGCATATACGACTTGTGGCTTCCGTCCGCGTCCGTGCTGCTGTTTTGTTTTCTTCTTCATCTATCCATGGACAAATTCTTCAAGGCGAGGTAACTTTCGTTCTTCAATTATTATTTTTAGAATGCAGTACAATCATCACAAGCATCTCGCGGTCGACGGAGCCGTTCCTTAGCAATGGAACAATAAACCTATTAAATCTTGAATTAAGTCCATAAAACTGTGATCACCCATGCCAAGTATGAGCATGTCTGGGGTTTCAACACAAGTGATCTGATCATCTTACCTGGAATAAAAAAGCGATCATCTTTTTCTTTTGAGGCAGTAGAAAGAAAAGTTGGGCGTTCTTTTTATCTCCCATACTCCTTTTAGGGCTCTATATCTCTAATCGAATAAattgatttcatataagcattTCATTGGCACCTATCTCTATAATCAAATAAACTGACTTCGTATAAGCATTTTAATGGCAGCTATGGAGCTAGTTGCTTTAGCTACAGTTCAGGTAGCCCTATATTCCAGAAAGTATACAACCCGATTTAACAGCGGGCATCCATACGTGTTTCGGGGACCCCCTGTCCGCGAGCCCATACATGTTTCTATGGGTCTTAGTGTAACCAGCTTGTCGGAAAATATACGTATTCATATTTTTCCACTACGATGTGCATATCATGTTATTGCTCTTCGTCTTGGTTCTATCTGTCTTGTCATCGATCATCTGAGTGACAAGAAAAGTTTGTATAGTCTACATAATTATTAAACATTGCGTACTTACTTCGATCTATATTAATTGTGCGCGTGCGAGAGTGTGCTGGAGTTAGAGCTCTCAGCTTGTAGAGAAAGCATAGACCTTGCCTTACATAGGACTACAATGTCTATCATTGTTGAGATGGATAGTGCGAAGGCTGTGGCGATGCTCAAAGCGCCCACGACAGATAGATCACAGGACCGGTCTCTCGTTGAAGAGATTAGCAGCTTGGCAACCCTTCAGTCTAGAGAGCTTGTATTTGTGCAGTGTAGCCGTTGGCAGAACAACGCTAGTCATGTGTTGGCCGTGTATGTCCGTAGTATCCCATAGGGCAGTCTGGTTCGCAGGATGGCCGAAATTTCTTATAAACTTGGTTAAGGCCGAGAGGCTCCTTGAGTAATGGAATATTTTCCCCCCGAAAAAAAATCCATGTTAATCGTGGATGATTTAATATGGATAGGTGGGAGTGTCACATTTCGGTCGTGTAGCTGGGCTGCGCCTTTGTACCTTGTCGGCCCATTCTTTCGCCGCGTGGCCGGTGGACTTTGTCAGCAGCGGGCCCCACTTCTCCGCGTCCTGACACGTCACCTACAGGACCCACGGGACGCAGCAGCAGTTACGGTACAGCTAGCATCATACCTCGTCGAGCCGAACAAATGCAGCAGCAGCATATCTCATCGAGCCCAAAACAgacgagtatttaacaaaaaactaccacaattcatggAAACGTGCTCAGAAACTACCACTTTACAAATCTGTgccgaaaactaccactttttttttctaattttaaaCTAAAAACTACCATGTCTGGAAATGGACCCATTCGTCCATTTTAAACGCACTTATGACAGGCCTGGCCCGCATGTAAGTGTTGTCATCGTTAGTCCACTGCCCAGCCGGCATATCCACTCCCCCGCTGCCGCCGTCGTTAACTGATGTCCGAGCCGGTGAAGCACGAGCGCGCCGGCGTGCGGGCCGAGGCCGTCGGGTCAGCTCGGAGCGGTGGAGGCCGACGTGCGCATCGGCAGCAGCGGCGCCAGCCACGACGGGCACGAGCAGCAGCCGCGGCGGCCGCGTACGGGCGCGAGCTGCGGCGGCCCCGGCCATGCGGGCATGCTACTGGTCAGCTCGGAGCTCCGAGTGGTGGAGGCCGAGGTGCGCACGGGCAGCAGCGGCGCCGGCCGCGACGGGCACAAGCAGCAGTCGGCCACGACGGGCACAAGCAGCAGTCGATGCGGCGCCAGAGCGCGGGCATGTtggcgcggcgcgtcgcggcgccAGGAGCGGCACACCTGCCTCGCGCCGGTCAGGATCTCGACAtagtcgagcttgtggaggatggCGCAGAGCACGTCCAGCAGGAGCCTCGCCCAGTCCCTCGCCTCCTCCGCCGCAGGCGCTGGTGCTGGCCCCTTGCGGCCGCGTCGTCCACGGAAGTCGAGAGCCACGAGACTAGGCTGTGGAAATGAACATGGACCATGCGTGAGCCATGCTCCAGGTGAGCTgcgcgtagccgccgccgccgcgagcgtGTGCGCCGTCGTGTGTGAGTGAGCGCCGGCAGTGGTCGGCGGCAGAGGTGGCTTGCAGGTGCACACGAGGTGTTTGTAGAAATgccaaagagagggagagagaggaggaagaagagggtcaaCCTGACTTGTGGGCCCATCCTGTCAGAAAGACGTTTAGAAGAGGTGAATCGGGCATTTTCACGActtggtagtttttagtcaaagaTTAGAGAAAAGACGGTAGTTTTCggcacaaatttgtaaagtggtagtttCTGGACACGTTTccatgaattgtggtagtttttggttaaatactcaaaACAGACCGACGACTCGGGTCACAGCGCGAGAGAGAAGGAGAgacagacgacgacgacgacgaggaggaggcgctaaACCCACCGGGCCGGTGCCGAGGAGACCCGAGGCCAAGCCGCATCCCGGGCgggcggccgcgcgcgcgcgatggcgagcaggacggcggggcggggcgggaggCCGCTGCTGGGCGGCAGCGCCGGGGGCGGGAGGCGCGGGAAGCCATCCAAGGCGATCATGGCCGCGCTgctgctggcgtcggtggcgctGCTGCTCCTCCTGGCGCTCGGCGCGCTGTCGCTGCCGGCCGGCTCCGGCCGCGGCGCGGTCCTCTCGCTCCCGCGCCCGCGCTTCCGCAGATCCGCGTTCGAGTCGTGCGTCCCCGCCTCCCCCTCCGACGTCCACGGCCTCCCTGATCTGCCGTGTTCGTTGCCCGCGCACGCTGTCCCTTTTATCCCGAGATTGACGTGGTGCTTGTTGTTCTCCGTTATCGTCGTGCAGGAGGCTGGAGAAGCGCGGGGAGAAAGGGGAGCCGTGGACGGAGGTTCTGTCGTGGGAGCCACGGGCGTTCATCTACCACAACTTCCTCGTGAGTCTCTTGCCCCCATTCTGTTTTTTGGTTTGGGCCGAAGCGGCTGCCTCTTTATTCTTACGTGCTTTGTTATCGGTTCTATAGGATGCGGGTTGGGAGATCTTGAGATTTGTGTCGGTGATTCTAGGCTATTGTTGGATTCCAGTTAAGAGCTCGTTGTAAACATTGGCCTATCCGTACCAGATTAGATTCGTTAAGTAAAATCCGAAATGCTTGTACTTCAGTCGCAAGAATGCTAGTTATGATGTGAATTAGGTACAGAAAATTGCGCATGAAGGAAACAGATGTGAGCTGGACGCCACTGGCATTTCACTGTAGAGGGCTTGTACATGCAGCCGCGCCCGGACATGGCTCTTGTTGAGTTCATGTGTATTATTCATCTAGGAATCCTCATATATATAGTCACACATAATTTGTGCTTCGAATCTGCTTGACCTTCAAGCCAGGGGCTCAAACTCAGAAGTTCAGGCACATGGGCTTTGATCAAAGAAGTAGATGATAAATATCAAGACTTGCATTAGAAACTTGGCACTGTGATTATTACTATCCAAAATGCCTTTTGGAAGGTGTTTACTTCTGATGACATTGCATAATAGGAGATGAAGAAATGTCATGTGTATTTTTTGTATTTATTACACCTGGTTGCTATTACCGCAAGTATTTATCATCTATGTTAGTTCGCTTCAAATAGCGATCAGGGTATGACTTGACTTTACTGCTGCTCTCAGTCCAAGGAAGAATGTCAATATTTAATTTCATTGGCAAAGCCTCACATGAAGAAGTCGACCGTGGTTGATTCTGCAACTGGAGGGAGTAAAGATAGCAGGTTTGGACACTGCAAATTCTTCTTTCTCTTGGAACTGTTACGGGACCTGATGCCCACTTACGCTTAATGAAATGTATTCAGGGTGCGAACGAGTTCAGGAACATTTCTTAAAAGAGGCCAGGATAAAATTGTTCGCACCATTGAGAAAAGAATATCAGATTTCACCTTCATACCTGTAGGTATGGCATACCTACCAATATCATGGATACTTGGATGTTTCTTTACCTTTCTATGTTTTTGCTAGTATGCCTAGGGAAAAGATTACTGCTGAACTTAAGGTCTGAATATATTTTAAATACACTGCATTGTTCATTTGAAGAACTTTTCAGCTTTAATTCAGCATAAATGAATTGAACACCACCTCAAATTATCTATAAGTGTCATTTTGTTTTACTGAAAAGTTATAACTATAGCTGCTCTTCCAAATCTCAACTGTAATTTTGTATACTTCATTTTTAGGCTGATGCATTAGTCTTCGTCATGGTATAATTTCAAAGTTTTGATTAGCATGCAGTACTGTGTGTCATTGATTCACCAAAAGTGCACTGGCTTGCGACTTAGTTTGAATAGTTCATCATGGAGTATTAAGTAACTATGCAAAGTAATGTATTAGTACATTATGGAGTGCAACCGCAGTGCGTTTCGGTGATCTGGTGTTTTCACAGTTATGTTCAGCAAGAATTATCAAGTCTATACCAATTGGCAGCAAGTATTCCACTAGGAGTATTAGCTTGGAACGTACTGGCAGTATGTTCAAGTTTACATTGCCTTGTCCTGATACTAGGTGACACTTGCGCATCCAATTGTCTGAGACCCTCATTTGATAAATTGAGTTACACATATCAGTAGACAAAAAAGAGTTTTTGGTTCTCGAATTAGCTGTCAAACTATCTTGTTCTTAAGTTAGCTTAGATGCTAGGTACTTGGTTGAGTTAAACATTTGTTTCTTTGAGCCAGCATGCTTCCGACCTTGTCATGGACCACAGACCTGGCTCTGTGTCTGCCATTTTCCCAACAAGGTCATTGCCAATAATTTCAATTTTTATAGCATACCAAGTGGTAGAAGACAAAATTTTAAATTTGTGCAAGGGCACCAAGTATTGGACATGGTACACTGTACCAAAATTGTTAACCGAATTCACAGTTGCACTTGAGACAGCGCTCATGCATGCAGAGCATgatctcatactccctccgtctgaaaatacttgtcattgaaatagatgtatctagatgtattttagttttagatacatccattttcatccattttgaagacgagtaattccggacggagggagtacatgttaaaGTCAAATATCTCATATTTAACTAGACAGTGCATGTGCACTCatacaaaaaataatataaaaaggatACACACACTAAATTATGCACTCCACTGTGTTTAGTACATCTTTGAAACTTCTTTATGCTTTGTA is from Triticum aestivum cultivar Chinese Spring chromosome 1B, IWGSC CS RefSeq v2.1, whole genome shotgun sequence and encodes:
- the LOC123122757 gene encoding probable prolyl 4-hydroxylase 3, whose protein sequence is MASRTAGRGGRPLLGGSAGGGRRGKPSKAIMAALLLASVALLLLLALGALSLPAGSGRGAVLSLPRPRFRRSAFESRLEKRGEKGEPWTEVLSWEPRAFIYHNFLSKEECQYLISLAKPHMKKSTVVDSATGGSKDSRVRTSSGTFLKRGQDKIVRTIEKRISDFTFIPVENGEGLQVLHYEVGQKYEPHFDYFHDDFNTKNGGQRIATVLMYLSDVEEGGETVFPSAKVNSSSIPFHNELSECAKRGISVKPKMGDALLFWSMRPDGTLDPTSLHGGCPVIKGDKWSSTKWIRVHEYKV